The DNA segment AGCATCAGAGTATTGACAATACGTTGCAGACTCACCCACCAAATTGGTTTACCAACCTGTGTGAGTTTTTCTATTGAGTCTGGTTGTAATAGGCGCTTTTCTCCAGCATGAAAGCTATAGAGTGCGAAAGCTGGTAATAAAAGTAAGAATAATAAACCTAAAGTTCCGTGAATATCCTGAATTGGATCAATTTGAGGAATGGGGATTTTGCCAAATCTTTGGTCGAATGTGTTGTAGACTAAAAACCCGGTAATGATGGCTGTAATTACTAAAATTCCACTGATGCCATGGAGAACTCGCAACAGAAAAGGCTGATAGGGGGCTGAACGGCTCATAAGCTGATTGAGAATGATTTTAAAAGGTTAATTTGGCTATATTGGCTATAGAATATCTTAAAAATAAAAGCTTTGTGATCACAATCCGCCTGATATGGGGGGAAGTAATCCATTTAGCTCAATGAATATCACTGACTTGTAAGATGCGATCGCTATTAAATTCCGCATCAGGGTCGAATAATTAAATAAAGAATTAAACTAGTTAAAATAAATAGATATAGGTGATATACTAACTCTCTCTCTCACCCTGGTTTTATGGGACTGCCAATTGTTGCTATTATCGGTCGCCCGAATGTGGGCAAATCCACCCTGGTTAATCGTCTCGCCGGGGAACAAACGGCGATTGTCCACGACGAACCGGGTGTGACACGCGATCGCACTTATATGCCATCTTACTGGAGCGATCGCGATTTTCTAGTTGTAGATACAGGTGGTTTAGTCTTTAACGACGATACCGAATTCCTGCCATTGATTCGCCAACAGGCACTCACAGCCCTCTCCCAAGCCAGCGCCGCTATTTTAGTTGTAGACGGTCAAACCGGCCTCACAGGGTCAGATCAAGAAATTGCTTCATGGTTACGTCAACAACCAGTACCTGTTTTACTGGCTGTAAACAAATGTGAATCCCCAGACCAAGGCGCAGTTCAAGCCTCAGAATTTTGGGGATTAGGCTTGGGCGAACCTTACCCCATCTCCGCAATTCATGGTAGTGGTACAGGCGAATTACTCGACGAGTTAATTAGTCACATCCCCATCGTTACAGAAGTAGAAGAAACTAACGAGATTAAAGTAGCCATTATCGGCCGCCCTAATGTCGGCAAATCCAGTTTATTAAATTCTTTTGTGGGCGAAGAACGGTCAATTGTTAGCCCCATTTCCGGCACAACACGCGATGCTATTGATACGGTTGTGGAACGGAATGGGCAAGTTTATCGCTTAATTGACACTGCCGGTATTCGCAGAAAAAAACAAATCGACTACGGTACAGAATTCTTTAGCATTAACCGTGCCTTCAAAGCCATTCGCCGCGCTGATGTGGTTTTAATGGTCATTGATGCCTTAGATGGAGTCACAGACCAAGACCAAAAATTAGCCGGGCGGATTATCGACGAAGGTCGAGCTTGTATTATCGTCGTCAATAAATGGGACGCGATTGAAAAAGACTCATATACCATTTACGACTACGAAAAAACTATAGAAGCCCGGTTACACTTTACAGAATGGGCAGAAACCATTTTTGTCAGTGCCTCTACAGGACAAAGGGTAGACAAGATTTTAGAATTAGTCAATGAAGCAGCGGAGTCACACAAACGCCGTGTGAGTACATCTGTAATCAACGAAGTCCTCACAGACGCTGTGAGTTGGCATTCACCGCCAGCTTCTAGGGGTGGTCGTCAGGGCAAAATCTACTATGGGACTCAAGTCGGTATTCAACCACCAACCATCGCCCTATTCGTCAACGAAGCCAAACGCTTTAATGATAACTACCGCCGCTACATTGAAAGGCAATTCCGCAAACAATTAGGGTTTAAAGGCACACCCATGCGTTTACTGTGGCGCAGTAAAAAAGTTCGGGAGATGGAAGTTGGTAGTGTTAATAGAGCAACTCGCGTTAAATAAGTGCGATCGCACAAACGCCAGAAATCGCGTCTGTACAAGCTGAGTAGGGTGTGTTACGCCGTAGGCTAACGCACCTGATAGTATTCTAAAGTAGTCCCGACAGCATTTAGTCTAGGGATAGGGGGCGTTGTAGTCCGCCCTGTCGGGGTTATTCCCGGCAAACAAATGGCATGAGATATTTGTCTATGCTTTTTGGAACTATTGGTGCTTTACTACTTTTGCATCAAGCTTAAGAATAATATAGTAGCGTTGCTCTCTTCTGCTGACTCAGCACTGGCTCAACGCTCCGCTACCGCTCTCAGGGCAGCTATTGCACTCCTGACTCAGCACTCAAAAAAGATAGATATGGATTTATTGCGATCGCTACCACTAGGACTATACTTAGAACAACCGCAAACTTGGCTACACAAACTCGATCCGCGGGTCAAAATTGCTTGGTTAATGAGCTTTCTCACCAGCTATAGCTTTGCTAATAACGAGTGGCGCATACTACTGGTAGCATTATTAATTATTTTCACTTTAATAGCCAGAATACCCCGGCGAGTCTGGAAACAGCAAATGGTCTGGCTGTTAACACTGGCGCTGTTTGTCTTTGTAATTATCAGTATTAGTCCTGATGGCTTGGGTGTAAGTTATCAGCCACGGCTACCAACTAACGAACAAGTTTTAACTCAGCCAGCAAACGCCAGTAGTAACGATAATGTTCCAGCACCAACAATTCAAAATCAAAATTACCGCTATATTCTCTTTGACCAAGGGCCAGTCAAAGTAACTCGCCGTTCACTTGATTTGGCCATCAGAGTCAGTACGATTATATTTACCGTAATTTACAGCAGCAACCTGTATTTGCTCACAACCGCACCCGAAGAAATCACCACGGCTATAGAAAGCTTAATGCAACCCTTGGGCAGGTTCAAAGTCCCCGTCACTGAAATTACTCTGACTTTAACTTTGTCCTTGCGATTTATCCCTCTAGTTTTAGAAGAAGTGCAAAATTTAATTCGCTCTGTGATGACAAGGGCAATTAATTGGAAAAAACTGGGTTTGAAAGGAGCAGTCAAAGTCTGGATGATCATAGCAGAAAGATTGTTCCAGAATCTACTATTACGAGCCGAACAAATGGCTAGTGCGATGATGGTGCGCGGCTTCACTAGCCCCAGTGAACATCAAGTCATATGGCACGAATTACGCCTCAAAGCCAAAGATTGGCTAGCGATCGCGATGCTTACCCTATTTTGGGGTGCTAGACTAGTTCTAGGAAATTTGGCTTAACCCCTTCAATCTCTTGTGCATTTTGCTCCACAGGGCGATAATTATGCCAATATGGAAAGAGCAGAGCAAATAGACATAAGTAATTGCCTTTCTCATATCTTGTGCAGTTCTACGTTGCTACTGCCAGGTTCATCTGCCCATTCAGAACAAGATCAAGGTTTTGATCACTGCCATAAAATGCCCAGAATCACTGATTTTCGCATCAGCTAACTAAATATTCTGGCAACAGGGGTGTATTATCTTCTGAACATTTGTACTGATTTGCGAAAAGATATATACTCCTACCTTGACTATTAAATGAATCCAGAAAGCTCAGAAACTTACATAAATCATCCCACTTGGGGTTTGCTTTATCGGATCTGTATGGTCGATGAAAACCAGGATCTGTTTAGTACACTTTATGCCCAACGTTTGTTCTTTTTAGTTGCAAACGACATTAAAGGCATCAAATTTCAGTCCATCGGACGTACTGAAGCGCGAATGTTGTTAGAAAATCGATTGCGTACTCTGCGCCGCAGTGGTCAATCCCAGGAGTACGAGCAACTTCAGAGTGTTTTCCAGCGCACATTCCAATGACCAGTTCCATTAGCGAACGTATCACCACAATTAGGGCTTCACTACCACCTTCAGTACGGTTGATTGCTGTCAGCAAGACATGGCCGGCTGAGGACATTCGGGCTGCTTACAACGCCGGAATTCGCGATTTTGGCGAGAACCGTATCCAAGAAGCTGCCAGTAAACAAGCACAGTTACAAGACTTACCGGATATTACTTGGCACTTTATTGGCGGGTTGCAAAGCAATAAAGCTAAAAAAGCCCTGGAATTATTCGATTGGATTCACTCTGTAGACAATTTGAAACTAGCACAGCGCTTAAATCAATTGGCGCAACAGCTAGGAGTCAGTCCCCATGTTTGTCTACAAGTGAAGATTCTTCCTGACCCCAATAAGTCGGGTTGGAGTGTCCCAGAACTCTTAGCTGACTTACCTGAACTTAACCAGTGTAAAAATTTACAAATTCAGGGTTTGATGACAATCCCGCCTTTAGGATTGAATGATGCTGAAATAATTGATGTATTTAATAATACATATCAATTAGCACAAGAAATTCAAAAGCAAAACTGGTCTCACCTGAAAATGACCGAACTTTCCATGGGTATGTCAGGAGACTATGGACTGGCAGTGCAAGCTGGAGCAACGATGGTAAGATTAGGAACCATTTTATTTGGTACGCGCACTTAGGGTATGAGTCATCAATTTTTGCTGATGGTATCAATAGCACTAGGCATGGAATACAGAGACATCTTCATTGCTACTGATGTTATATAATACAAATAATTAGCTTTTATGAAGGTGACTACCAAGAAAAAAGCGGGGGGAAGTCATCTTTATTTCCAACAATCATTAGGCTATAATCTTGACTCATTATTGTGTGTGAGTTAATCTACAGGCGTTACCCTAAACGTCAAGTGATTAACTTTAGTTGTAATACAAGCTACAAACAGAGATAAACTTACAAGTTGTCAGACTGTTCTAGCTATCAACTCTGGCTACATTAACTAATAGCCAAAGCCATCAGGGTAATTTTTATCAGGAGCAT comes from the Nodularia sp. NIES-3585 genome and includes:
- the pipX gene encoding transcriptional coactivator PipX; translation: MNPESSETYINHPTWGLLYRICMVDENQDLFSTLYAQRLFFLVANDIKGIKFQSIGRTEARMLLENRLRTLRRSGQSQEYEQLQSVFQRTFQ
- a CDS encoding YggS family pyridoxal phosphate-dependent enzyme; protein product: MTSSISERITTIRASLPPSVRLIAVSKTWPAEDIRAAYNAGIRDFGENRIQEAASKQAQLQDLPDITWHFIGGLQSNKAKKALELFDWIHSVDNLKLAQRLNQLAQQLGVSPHVCLQVKILPDPNKSGWSVPELLADLPELNQCKNLQIQGLMTIPPLGLNDAEIIDVFNNTYQLAQEIQKQNWSHLKMTELSMGMSGDYGLAVQAGATMVRLGTILFGTRT
- a CDS encoding energy-coupling factor transporter transmembrane protein EcfT, which translates into the protein MDLLRSLPLGLYLEQPQTWLHKLDPRVKIAWLMSFLTSYSFANNEWRILLVALLIIFTLIARIPRRVWKQQMVWLLTLALFVFVIISISPDGLGVSYQPRLPTNEQVLTQPANASSNDNVPAPTIQNQNYRYILFDQGPVKVTRRSLDLAIRVSTIIFTVIYSSNLYLLTTAPEEITTAIESLMQPLGRFKVPVTEITLTLTLSLRFIPLVLEEVQNLIRSVMTRAINWKKLGLKGAVKVWMIIAERLFQNLLLRAEQMASAMMVRGFTSPSEHQVIWHELRLKAKDWLAIAMLTLFWGARLVLGNLA
- the der gene encoding ribosome biogenesis GTPase Der produces the protein MGLPIVAIIGRPNVGKSTLVNRLAGEQTAIVHDEPGVTRDRTYMPSYWSDRDFLVVDTGGLVFNDDTEFLPLIRQQALTALSQASAAILVVDGQTGLTGSDQEIASWLRQQPVPVLLAVNKCESPDQGAVQASEFWGLGLGEPYPISAIHGSGTGELLDELISHIPIVTEVEETNEIKVAIIGRPNVGKSSLLNSFVGEERSIVSPISGTTRDAIDTVVERNGQVYRLIDTAGIRRKKQIDYGTEFFSINRAFKAIRRADVVLMVIDALDGVTDQDQKLAGRIIDEGRACIIVVNKWDAIEKDSYTIYDYEKTIEARLHFTEWAETIFVSASTGQRVDKILELVNEAAESHKRRVSTSVINEVLTDAVSWHSPPASRGGRQGKIYYGTQVGIQPPTIALFVNEAKRFNDNYRRYIERQFRKQLGFKGTPMRLLWRSKKVREMEVGSVNRATRVK